The Chondrinema litorale genomic interval CAGGTGGATGGTATCTGCTTTATCGATACCATGGAGTTCCGCGCTTTTAATGAAAGTACCAGACTGAAATTAAGTAGTTTAAAACATAGATCGATATTTGGCTCACTTCATCAACTAGGAGCAGATCGCATTTACGCCACCAACAAAAACAGGAAGTATTTAACAGAAAAGAAGATATTTACCTGCTTTCCAAAGAAAGGTCCTAAAGTAAACAACCCTGCTGAAAGCCAACTCAGAAGTCTCATCTCTAGCCAAAGAGCCACGGTGATGGAGGGAAGTTTTGGCGTGCATAAAACAGCTTATGGCCTCAATAAGATCAAGGTTAAAGGAGAAAAACGAGAAATGATACACGTTTTTTTCGCAGTTATGATGGCCAATGCCGTTAAGATCAGCAAAAGGAAATCAGAACAAGCCCCTCTACTTCAGGCCGCCTAAACCTAAAGCTGAAAAGCCTATGGGATGAGTGTGTCTATACTATCCAAAAGCAATATTTTCCAGTTTTATCAATAGGATTACTCACAGTATTGTACTTTTTAAATAGTCCAAAACAGCAGGTACCAAGATTTGAAACAAAAAAAAGCTGAACTTTATCTATCCAACTCTTATTTTTTATTGGTCTTAATCAATTTTCAAGGAGGCCCTATTCTATACCAATTGGGTGCTAACTTATAATTTGTGCCTTTTACATTATCATTATTTATTTTTGATTCAAACTCCTGTATTTTGTCATAATTATTTGTGTAGACAAAGGCAGAGTAATGATCTAAGATACCTCTATCTATAAAAAAAAGTATCGTATACCCGCTTCCGTAATCATCTATTATTATATCATTACCTCCATTTGAAAGTATCCACCCCATCAAGTAGCACATGCTAAAAATAAGAGGATTTATTAGCTCGTGGATTTCCAGTTTTGTGGTAGCAACTCATTTATTTTGTTGATTGGATGCTCTGGAAGTCTTTCAAATATATCTTGCAGATATTCGTATGGATTGATTTGGTGTAATTTACAACTGCCTAATATGCTGTACATCATAGCTGCTCTTTGTGCTGCTTCATGTGATCCAGCAAACAAATAGTTCTTTCTGCCAATAGCCACTGGTCGAATATTATTTTCAATCAGGTTGTTACGGTTGCCGCGCAATCTATTTCTAACCTGCCATCATTAAGATATACATACAGTTTATTGTATCTCTCTGCCAAGTAATGCATGGCTTTACCTATGCTAGATTTCGGCAATACTTTAGGATACTCAGCTACAATCCATTGCCCCAACAAATCCATGATTGGACGAGATTTTTCTTGCCTAAGTTCATATCGTTGCAAGGCATCTAGCTCGTTGTCTCTTGCCTCACGTTCAATAGCATACAATTGCTGGAATAATAGCAAGGCA includes:
- a CDS encoding transposase domain-containing protein, with protein sequence MRGNRNNLIENNIRPVAIGRKNYLFAGSHEAAQRAAMMYSILGSCKLHQINPYEYLQDIFERLPEHPINKINELLPQNWKSTS